A stretch of Rhinopithecus roxellana isolate Shanxi Qingling chromosome 12, ASM756505v1, whole genome shotgun sequence DNA encodes these proteins:
- the RSRP1 gene encoding arginine/serine-rich protein 1, translating into MSNYVNDMWPGSPQEKDSPSASRSGGSSRLSSRSRSRSFSRSSQSHSRVSSRFSSRSRSQSRSRRSRSRSRSRRRHQRKYRRYSRSYSRSRSRSRSRRYRERRYGFSRRYYRSPSRSRSWSRSRSRSRSRERSYYGRASAMARGRRYYGFGRTVYPEEHSRWRDRSRTRSRSRTPFRLSEKDRMELLEIAKANAAKALGTTNIDLPASLRTVRVAKETSHGIGVSSNGAKPELSEKVTESGTRNPSEKPSQQRSIAFSSNNSVAKPIQKSAKAATEETSSRSPKIDKKKSPYGLWIPV; encoded by the exons ATGTCCAACTACGTGAACGACATGTGGCCGGGCTCGCCGCAGGAGAAGGATTCACCCTCCGCCTCGCGATCGGGCGGGTCCAGCCGGCTCTCGTCGCGGTCTAGGAGCCGTTCTTTTTCCAGAAGCTCTCAGTCCCATTCCCGCGTCTCCAGTCGGTTTTCGTCCAGGAGTCGGAGTCAGAGCCGGAGCCGGAGGAGCAGGTCAAGGTCCCGTTCCCGAAGGCGCCACCAGCGGAAGTATAGGCGCTACTCGCGGTCATACTCGCGGAGCCGGTCGCGATCTCGCAGCCGCCGTTACCGAGAGAGGCGCTACGGCTTCTCCAGGAGATACTACCGGTCTCCTTCGCGGTCCCGGTCCTGGTCCCGGTCCCGTAGCAGGTCGCGCTCTCGGGAAAGGTCGTACTACGGAAGGGCGTCCGCGATGGCGCGGGGGCGGCGCTACTACGGCTTTGGTCGCACAGTGTACCCGGAGGAGCACAGCAGATGGAGGGACAGATCCAGGACGAGGTCGCGGAGCAGAACCCCGTTTCGCTTAAGTGAAaaag atcgaATGGAGCTGTTAGAAATAGCAAAAGCCAATGCAGCGAAAGCTTTAGGAACAACCAACATTGACTTGCCAGCTAGTCTCAGAACTGTTCGTGTAGCCAAAGAAACAAGCCATGGAATAGGTGTATCAAGTAATGGTGCAAAGCCTGAA CTGTCGGAAAAGGTAACAGAAAGTGGAACTAGAAATCCTAGTGAAAAACCTTCCCAGCAAAGGAGCATAGCTTTTAGCTCTAAT AATTCTGTAGCAAAaccaatacaaaaatcagctaaagCTGCCACAGAAGAGACATCTTCAAGATCACcaaaaatagataagaaaaaaagtCCATATGGACTGTGGATACCTGTCTGA
- the SYF2 gene encoding pre-mRNA-splicing factor SYF2: MAAVAASEVLVDSAEEGSLTAAAELAAHKREQRLRKFRELHLLRNEARKLNHQEVVEEDKRLKLPANWEAKKARLEWELQEEEKKKECASRGEDYEKVKLLEISAEDAEKWERKKKRKNPDLGFSDYAAAQLRQYHRLTKQIKPDMETYERLREKHGEEFFPTSNSLLHGTHVPSTEEIDRMVIDLEKQIEKRDKYSRRRPYNDDADIDYINERNAKFNKKAERFYGKYTAEIKQNLERGTAV; the protein is encoded by the exons ATGGCGGCTGTGGCTGCATCGGAG GTGCTGGTGGACAGCGCGGAAGAGGGGTCCCTCACTGCGGCGGCGGAGCTGGCCGCTCACAAGCGCGAACAGAGACTGCGCAAATTCCGGGAGCTGCACCTGTTGCGG AATGAAGCTCGTAAATTAAATCACCAGGAAGTTGTGGAAGAAGATAAAAGACTAAAATTACCTGCAAATTGGGAAGCCAAAAAAGCTCGTTTGGAGTGGGAActacaggaagaagaaaagaaaaag gaaTGTGCATCAAGAGGAGAAGACTATGAGAAAGTGAAGTTGCTGGAGATCAGTGCAGAAGATGCAGAAAAAtgggagaggaaaaagaagaggaaaaacccTGATCTGGGATTTTCAG attatgCTGCTGCCCAGTTACGCCAGTATCATCGGTTGACCAAGCAGATCAAACCTGACATGGAAACATATGAGAGACTGAGAGAAAAACA TGGAGAAGAGTTTTTCCCAACATCCAATAGTCTTCTTCATGGAACACATGTGCCTTCCACAGAGGAAATTGACAGGATGGTCATAGATCTGGAAAAACA gaTTGAAAAACGAGACAAATATAGCCGGAGACGTCCTTATAACGATGATGCAGATATCGACTACATTAATGAAAGGAATGCTAAATTCAACAAGAAAGCCGAAAGATTCTATGGGAAATACACAGCTGAAATTAAACAGAATTTGGAAAGAGGAACAGCTGTCTAA